The Gemmatimonadales bacterium genome includes the window TGGTCCTGATCCGCGACCTCGCGGAGGGGCGTGGCGGGATCGGCTTCACGCTCCAGATCGCGCTGTGGCTGTGGTTCACGGTGGTGTTCGCGAACTTCGCCGAGGCGATGGCCGAGGGACGCGGCAAGGCCCAGGCCGACACGCTCCGCCGGTCGCGCAGCCAGACGCTCGCCAAGAAGCTGAGCGACCCCCGGGACCGCACCAAGGTCCTGAGCGTGTGGGCCGGTGAGCTCAGGCGCGGCGACGTGGTGCTGTGCCAGCCGGGTGACCTGATCCCGGGCGACGGCGAGGTGATCGAAGGCGTGGCCTCGGTGGACGAGTCGGCCATCACCGGCGAGTCGGCGCCCGTGATCCGCGAGTCGGGCGGGGACCGCTCGGCCGTCACCGGCGGCACCAAGGTCCTGTCGGACTGGCTCGTCGTGCGCATCACGGCCAACCCCGGCGAGACGTTCCTCGACCGCATGATCGGGCTGGTGGAGGGCGCGAAGCGGCAGAAGACGCCCAACGAGATCGCGCTGATCATCCTGCTGTCGGGCCTCACGATCGTCTTCCTCCTGGCCGTGGTGACGCTGCAGCCGTTCGCCATCTACTCGGGTGGCGCGGTGACCATCCCGATCCTGGTCGCGCTCCTGGTCTGCCTCATCCCGACCACGATCGGCGGGCTGCTCTCCGCCATCGGCATCGCCGGGATGGACCGGATGATCCAGCACAACGTGATCGCGATGAGCGGCCGCGCGGTCGAGGCGGCGGGCGACGTGGACACGCTGCTCCTGGACAAGACGGGCACGATCACCCTGGGCAACCGCCAGGCGGTGGCCTTCATCCCCGCCGACGGCGTCGCGGGCGAGGCGCTGGCCGACGCCGCACAGCTGGCCTCGCTGGCGGACGAGACGCCGGAAGGCCGCAGCATCGTGGTGCTCGCCAAGACCGGCTTCGGCCTGCGGGAGCGCGACATCACCGGTCTCGGGGCCAGCTTCATCCCGTTCAGCGCCCAGACCCGCGTCAGCGGGGTCAACGTCGACGGGCGGCGGATCCGCAAGGGCGCCTCCGACGCCATCGAGGCGTTCGTGAGCGAGCAGGGCGGCGCGACGCCGCCGGGGATCCGCGCCTCCGTCGAGGCGATCGCCCGCGAGGGCGGCACCCCGCTGGTGGTGGCCGAAGGCGCCCGCGCCCTGGGCGTGATCCACCTCAAGGACATCGTGAAGGGCGGCATCAAGGAGCGGTTCGCCGAGCTGCGGCGGATGGGGATCAAGACGGTGATGATCACCGGCGACAATCCCCTGACGGCCGCGGCGGTGGCGGCCGAGGCGGGCGTGGACGACTTCCTGGCCCAGGCCAAGCCCGAGGACAAGATGGCGCTGATCAAGCGCGAGCAGGCCGGCGGCCGCCTGGTCGCCATGACCGGCGACGGCACCAACGACGCGCCGGCTCTCGCCCAGGCGGACGTCGCGGTGGCGATGAACACCGGCACCCAGGCGGCCAAGGAAGCCGGGAACCTGATCGACCTCGACTCCAACCCGACCAAGCTCATCGAGGTGGTGGAGATCGGGAAGCAGCTGCTGATCACCCGCGGCGCCCTGACCACCTTCTCGATCGCCAACGACGTGGCGAAGTACTTCGCGATCATCCCCGCGATGTTCCTCGCGACCTACCCCGCGCTCCAGGCGCTCAACGTGATGCGCCTGCACTCGGCACAGTCGGCGATTCTCTCGGCCGTGGTGTTCAACGCGCTCATCATCATCGCGCTGATTCCGCTGGCCCTGAGGGGCGTGCGGTGGCGCCCGGCCCCCGCGGCCGACATCCTGCGCCGCAACCTGTGGATCTACGGCGTCGGCGGGATCCTGATCCCGTTCGCCGGAATCAAGGCCCTGGACGTGCTCCTCACCCTGCTCCATCTGGCGTAGCCATGCTCAAGAACCAGCTCCGGCCCGCGATCGTGGTCACCCTGGCGCTGATGGTGATCACGGGGCTCGTCTACCCCGGCGCCGTCACCGCGATCTCCCAGCTCCTGTTCCCGCGCCAGGCCAACGGCTCGCTGGTCACGGTGGACGGGCACGTGGTGGGGAGCCTCCTGATCGGGCAGACGTTCGCGAGCGCCCGCTACTTCCACGCGCGGCCTTCGGCGGCCGGCAGCGGCTACGACGACACCCTGTCGGGCGGCACCAACCTGGGGCCCACGAGCGCGAAGCTGGCCGACACGCTGATCGTGCAGGCCGTGGACAGCGCCGTGAAGCTGGACCACGTGGTGAAGGGGCAGATCCCGTCCGACCTCGTCACCTCGTCGGCCTCGGGGCTCGATCCGCACATCTCGCCGGCCAGCGCCCAGCTGCAGGTGCCGCGCGTGGCCCGCGCGCGCGGGCTGACGGAGGCGCAGGTGCGCGCGCTGGTGGACCGGCACACGGAAGGCCGTATGCTCGGCGTCTTCGGCGAGCCCCGCGTCAACGTCCTGTGGCTCAACCTGGCCCTCGACAGCCTCGGCGGAACGTCGTCACCCCACTGATTCCCACGTCCAAGACTGGTGTCGGCGGCGCAACGAGCCGCGGGCGCCCACTGCCATCACCGGAGACACGCACCATGCGTCCGTCCATCGTGCTGCTGTTCACCGTCGGTTTCGCTTCGTTCCTGGCCAGGAGCGCGTCGGCCCAGGCCGCCGCGGCGGGCGACACCACCCACCCGGGCGCGCCCGCGGCCGACACCACGCCGGCCAGGGCTCCGTTCGCCTTCGCCGATTTCACCTGGCTGCAGGGCAACCCGCGGCAGACCGTGTCGGTGCTCGACTCGAAGTACTTCACGGGTGAGTTCCGGCTCGACGCCTCGTACATCGGGGACTTCAACCGTCCGGCCGACCATACGCTGGTCGGCACCAGCGAAAGCGGGCGCACCGGCGAGGTCCAGGTGCAGCAGCTCGGCGTCGGCGGCGACTTCCACACCGAGCACGCGATCGGCCGGCTGATGACCCAGTTCGGCATGTACTCGACGATGACGCCGCGCAACGACGCCAGCCCCGCGCGGGGCCAGTGGGACCTGGCCGACGCGTACCGCTACATCTCGGAGGCGTACGGCGGCTACCACTGGAACAAGTGGAACGGGATCAACTTCGAGGCCGGCATCTTCATGTCGTACGTGGGGCTGTTCGGCTATTACAACTTCGACAACTGGGCGTACCAGCCCTCCTATGTCTCGAGCAACACCCCCTGGTTCTTCAACGGGATGCGGGTCCAGATCTTCCCGAGCGACAAGCTGAAGATCGAGCCGTGGCTCATCAACGGCTGGCAGTCGTACGGCATGTTCAACCAGGTGCCGGGCCTCGGCCTGCAGGTGCTGTGGCGGCCGAACGGATCGGTGTCGGTGCTGTCCAACAGCTACTACGGCTACGACTGGCTCGGCATTCCGGGACGGGCGCGGGTGCACAGCGACAACAGCGTGCAGCTCAAGTACCTCGACCGGCCCGGGAGCTTCCCCGACAAGGGGGCGTTCTCGCTCACGGTGGACGCGGGCTGCGAGAACGGCGGGGGCGTGAGCTGCACCGGCACGGCCCTGGGTCCGAAGCAGGCCTTCCTCGGGTTCATGTTCTACAACCGCTTCTGGTTCGCGAAGGACATCTACGCCGTGACCCTGGGCGGCGGCGCGATGACCAACCCGGGGCGCTACCTGGTGCTGATGCCGCCCATCAACGGGGCGACCGCGTTTTCGGGGACGCCGTACTTCACGGAGAATCCGGGGGACCAGTTCACCGCCTGGGACGCCTCGGTCACGCTGGATTATATGCCCGACCAGTTCGTGACCTTCCGGATGGAGTTCGACCACCGCCACGCCAGCGTGCCCTACTTCGCCGGGCCGGGCGGGGTCACGCCTCCGGGCGGCAACCAGGGCGCGCCGGGCTCGAGCGTCAGCAACTGGGCGCCGGACCTCAGGAACACGGAGAACCGGATCAACTGCGCGGTGCTGGTCAAGCTCTGAGCGGCCGGGCCAGGGCCGGCGGTCCGCGGCGCGGCGGGCGTAACCGCCTCCTCCATATCGGCCGGCGCCGTGACCGATATACCTTAATGCCGGTCCGGTCACGCCGGGCGGGGAACCGCCGCGGGGGCTCCGCTCACACCCGAGCGGACCGCGCCGGGCTCCCCGTGCCGGCCAGGCGACGCCCAATGGCGAGTGACAAACGACTGGGAGACCTCCAGCTGCGGGTCCGCCGGATCCACCGCCGGGACCTCAACCGCGTGTGGGAGTTCCTGAAGCGGACGTTCCGGGACGTCAACCGCGAGACGGTCGAGTACCAGCGGCCCCGCCTCAAGCGGCACTTCCTGGACGTGTACGAGGACGAGTCGGTCGAACAGCTCCTCTTCGAGCTGGTCGCGGAGTCGGGCGCGGAGATCGTCGGGTACGCCGAATGCGCCTTCGGGGTCGCCGGCGCCGACAACTGGATCAACGAGGCCTACTTCGAGAAGCGGGAGATGCGCCCGCTGTTCGTGGACGAGCTGGCCGTTCACCCGTCGTACCAGGGGCGCGGCATCGGCGGCTTCATCCTCGAGCAGCTGGACCACCTGGCGCGGGTGCGGGGCTGCACCCACCTCGTCCTCGAGGTGGCGGAGAACAACGAGACGGCGCTCCACTTCTACCGGTCCCGCAACTTCTACCGGCTGGATGCCGCGGTCTTCCTCGCCAAGAAGGTGCCGGGCGAGGCGGAGCTGCTCCCGCCGCGCCGGCTGCGGCGCGGCCGGGCCGCCGCCCGGCCCCGGCACGACGGCCGCTGACGGCCCGCCGCACCGCACCGACCTCGGGTTCCCCGGCTGAGGACCATACCCATGAGCGACGGCCGCCCCGATCCTGAAGCCCTGCTCGCCAGGCTGCGCGAGGAGGAGCGGGAGGCCGGCCTCGGGCGCCTCAAGATCTTCTTCGGCGCCTCGCCCGGCGTGGGCAAGACCTACGCGATGCTGGAGGCGGCGCGGGCCCGGGCGAAGGAGGGGGTGGACGTCGTGGTCGGCGTGGTCGAGACCCACGGCCGGCCCGAGACCGCCGCGCTGCTGGAGGGCCTGCCGACGCTGCCGCGGCGCAGCGTCGAGTACCACGGCATCACGCTCCAGGAGTTCGATCTCGACGCCGCGCTGGCGCGCCATCCCGGCCTCCTGCTGGTGGACGAGCTGGCCCACTCCAATGCTCCCGGCTCGCGCCACGCCAAGCGCTGGCAGGACGTGGAAGAGCTGCTGGCCGCGGGCATCGACGTCTACAGCACGCTGAACGTCCAGCACATCGAGAGTCTCAACGACGTGGTGGCCCAGATCACCCGGGTCACGGTGCGCGAGACGCTGCCCGACGCCGTGTTCGACCAGGCGGACGAGATCGAGCTGGCCGACCTGTCGGCCGACGACCTGCTGGCGCGGTTGAGGCAGGGCAGGGTCTACGTGCCGGAGCAGGCCGCGGCGGCCATCGAGCGGTTCTTCCGCAAGGGGAACCTGATCGCGCTGCGCGAGCTGACGCTGCGGCGCGCGGCCGAGCGGGTGGACGCGCAGATGCGCGGCTACATGCGGGATGCCGGCATTCACTCGACCTGGCCGGCCGGCGATCGGCTGCTGGTGTGCATCGGGCCGAACCCGGACGGCGCGCGGCTGGTGCGGGCGGGCAAGCGCATGGCCACCGGCCTGAAGTGCGAGTGGCGGGTCGTGCACGTGGAGCGCCCCGGCGAGCGGGTGTCGCCCGGGGACCGCGACGCCCTGCTGGGCAATCTCCGGCTGGCCGAGTCGCTCGGCGCCGTGACCGCCTCGCTCAGCGGCCAGAGCGCCGCCGACGCGATCCTGGAGTACGCCCGCCAGCACAACGTCACCAAGATCGTGATCGGCAAGCCGACGCATCCGCGCTGGCGCGACAAGCTGTACGGCTCCACGCTCGACCAGCTGGTGCGGGGGAGCGGCGACGTGGACGTGTACGCCATCAGCGGCGACGTCTCGGCGCGGCCCCGGCGCCGCGCGGGCGGCGGCCGCCGCTCGCCGGCCGGCGAGTACCTGCGGGCCGGCCTCATCGTGGCCGTGGCCACGGCGCTGGCGGCCCTCGTGTTCCGGCTCCTGTCGGTCACGGACGTGGCGATGGTCTACCTGCTCGGCGTGGTGCTGGTGGCGTCCCGCTACGGCCGCGGACCGTCGCTCTCCGCCGCGCTGCTCAGCATCGCGCTGTTCGACTACTTCTTCGTGCCGCCGTACCACACGTTCGCCGTGTCGGACGTCCGCTACGTCGTGACCTTCGCGGTGATGCTGGTGATCGCGCTGGTGATGAGCGCGCTCACGCTCCGGATCCGCGCGCAGGCGGAGACCGCGCGGGCCCGCGAGGGCGACACGGCGACGCTGTACGCCATGAGCCGGGACCTGGCCGCCACCCGGGGACGCGGGGAGCTGGTGGCCGCGGCGGAGCGGCACCTGGCCAGCGCCCTCGGGGCGCAGGTGCAGGTCCTCCTGCCGAACGAGGCCGGGCGGGTGGAGATCCCGGTCGGGGCCGGGTCCGCGTATCCGATGGACGAGAAGGAGCGCAGCGTCGCGCAGTGGGTGTTCGATCACCGGCAGCCGGCGGGCATCGGCACGGACACGCTGCCGGCGGCCCGGGCGCGCTACGTGCCGCTGGAGGGATCGGCGGGCACCATCGGCGTCATGGGGGTGCGGCCGGACGACCCGCGGCGGCTCCAGGATCCGGCGCTGGTGCACCTGCTCGAGGCCTTCGCGGCGCAGGCCGCCGGGGCGCTGGAGCGGGCGCTGCTGGCCGAGCAGGCGCAGCGCGAGCAGGTCACGGCGGAAGCCGAGCGGCTGCGCACGGCGCTGCTGAGCAGCCTGTCGCACGACATGCGCACGCCGCTCGGCGCCATCACGGGCGCGGCGAGCAGCCTGCTGGAGGACGGCGGCGCCCTCTCGGAGGCGGCGCGGCGCGACCTCGTCCAGGCCATCCTCGAGGAATCCACGCGCATGAACCGGCTGATCGGGAACCTGCTCGACATGATCCGGGTGGAGAGCGGCGCGCTGGAGGTGCAGAAGGAATGGCAGCCGCTGGAGGAGGTGGTGGGCGTGGCGCTCATCCGGCTCGAGCAGCGGCTGCGCGAGCATCCGGTCACGGTCGCGCTCCCGCCGGACCTGCCGCTGCTGTACATGGACGGGCTGCTGGTCGAGCAGGTGCTGGTGAACCTGCTGGAGAACGCGGCCAAGTACACCCCGCCCGGCACGCCGATCGAGATCTCGGCCGCCGCGAGCGATGCCGCGGTGGTCGTCGAGGTCGCCGACCACGGCCCGGGTCTTCCGGCCGGGGAGGAGACCCGAATCTTCGACAAGTTCTACCGGGTCGCCGGCGCCACGTCGGTCGCCGGGGTGGGGTTGGGACTCACCATCTGCCGGGGCATCGTGACCGCACACGGCGGCCGGATGTGGGCCGAGAACCGCCCGGGCGGCGGCGCCGTGTTCCGCTTCACCATCCCGCTCGCCGGCAATCCGCCCGCGAGCGTTCCCGCCGAGGCCGAGGCGAGTTAGCTTCTGCCGACCCCCGACCGCGGGATGCGATGAGCGACGTCGCGCCGACGGTGCTGGTGATCGAGGACGAGGCCCAGATGCGACGCTTCCTCAAGGCGTCGCTGGAAGCCCACGACTACCGCCTGGTCGAGGCCGTCACGGCCCGCGAGGGGCTCGCCCAGGCCGCGGGCCGCAACCCCGACGTGATCCTGCTCGACCTCGGGCTGCCCGACATGGACGGGATCGAGCTGACCCGGCGGGTGCGCGAGTGGTCCCGCGTCCCGGTCATCGTGATCTCGGCCCGGGGCCGGGAGCAGGACAAGATCGCGGCGCTCGACGCTGGCGCCGACGACTACCTCACCAAGCCGTTCGGCCTGGGGGAGCTGCTGGCCCGCCTGCGGGTGGCGCTGCGCCACGTCGCCGAGGACGGCGGCGCGGAGCCGGTGTTCGTCGTGGGCGACCTCAAGGTGGACCTCGGCGCGCGGCTGGTGTTCCGCCGGGAGCGGGAGGTCCATCTCACCCCGATCGAGTACAAGCTGCTCGCCACGCTGGTGCGCCACGCGGGCAAGGTGCTCACCCACCGGCTGCTGCTGAAGGAGGTGTGGGGCCCGAACGCCGTGGAGCACACCCACTACGTCCGCGTGTACATGACGCAGCTCCGCCACAAGCTGGAGGACGATCCGTCGCGGCCGAAGTACCTGGTGACGGAATCCGGGGTGGGATACCGGCTGAAGGTGGAGTAGCCGGGGCGGGGAACGCCCGGCGGCCCTGCGGGAGGCCGAAGCTGCGCTGCAGCGCCGCCGGCGCGCGCCGGCGGCCGCGGTCGCGATCCGGCCCGGCCGGGCGACGCCTTGCGTATGGTTATATTCCCAACTAATGTGATGGCATGGGAGCCCGCCCGGCCGGGGCGCAGGTCCGGCATGCCCGCTCCGTCCTGAACTCGCTGCGCCGCACGGTGCGCGCGTTCCGCGCCGCCGCGCAGGCGGCGGAGGCCGGGCTGGGCATCAGCGGGGCGCAGCACTTCGTGCTCGAGCGGCTGGCGGACGCGCCGGCCCTGTCGCTCAACGACCTGGCCACGCGCACCCTGACCCACAAGAGCTCGGTGTCGGTGGTCGTGAGCCGGCTGGTGGAGCGGGGGCTGGTGCGTCGGCACCGGTCGGCGGCCGACGGGCGCAGCATCGTCCTGACGCTCACGCCGGCGGGCCGGCGGGCCCTGGCGCGGGCGCCGGAGTCCGCGCAGCACCGGATGGTGACGGCCCTGCGGCGGTTCCCTCCCGGCCAGCTTGCCCGCTTCGCGCGCCTGTTCGAGCGGTTCACCGCCGAGCTCGGGGTGGCGACGCTGGAGCCGCTGATGCTGTTCGAGGAGGAGCGGGCGGAGCGCTCCGGCGGGCGGCTCCGGCGCGCGGGGCGGGACCGGAACGCCGCACGGCACTCCGGTCGCGGGCGGGGTACAAGGAGGACCAAGTCCACCCACGAGCGGAGGTCGTAGCATGATACCGAGAGCAGGCAGATTGGCGGCGGCCGGGGCGGTGGCCCTGCTGGCGGCGTGCAGCCGGAACCCCAAGCCGGTCGCGGTGGCGCCGCCGGCGCCGACGGCCACGGACGAGCTGCGCGAGCAGATGCACCGGGATTCGATGCTGGCGATGGCGCGGGCCGACTCGATCGCCCGGGCGCAGAAGGCCGAGTCGCACGCCGACTCCGTCCGCGCGGCCGTGATGCGCGAGACGGTGGATTCGGCGAAGGACGTGACCAACACGGGGCTC containing:
- the kdpB gene encoding potassium-transporting ATPase subunit KdpB — encoded protein: MATVKRPLFDPPIVRRAVRDAFAKLDPRHMVRNPVMFVVLVGSVLTTLVLIRDLAEGRGGIGFTLQIALWLWFTVVFANFAEAMAEGRGKAQADTLRRSRSQTLAKKLSDPRDRTKVLSVWAGELRRGDVVLCQPGDLIPGDGEVIEGVASVDESAITGESAPVIRESGGDRSAVTGGTKVLSDWLVVRITANPGETFLDRMIGLVEGAKRQKTPNEIALIILLSGLTIVFLLAVVTLQPFAIYSGGAVTIPILVALLVCLIPTTIGGLLSAIGIAGMDRMIQHNVIAMSGRAVEAAGDVDTLLLDKTGTITLGNRQAVAFIPADGVAGEALADAAQLASLADETPEGRSIVVLAKTGFGLRERDITGLGASFIPFSAQTRVSGVNVDGRRIRKGASDAIEAFVSEQGGATPPGIRASVEAIAREGGTPLVVAEGARALGVIHLKDIVKGGIKERFAELRRMGIKTVMITGDNPLTAAAVAAEAGVDDFLAQAKPEDKMALIKREQAGGRLVAMTGDGTNDAPALAQADVAVAMNTGTQAAKEAGNLIDLDSNPTKLIEVVEIGKQLLITRGALTTFSIANDVAKYFAIIPAMFLATYPALQALNVMRLHSAQSAILSAVVFNALIIIALIPLALRGVRWRPAPAADILRRNLWIYGVGGILIPFAGIKALDVLLTLLHLA
- the kdpC gene encoding potassium-transporting ATPase subunit KdpC → MLKNQLRPAIVVTLALMVITGLVYPGAVTAISQLLFPRQANGSLVTVDGHVVGSLLIGQTFASARYFHARPSAAGSGYDDTLSGGTNLGPTSAKLADTLIVQAVDSAVKLDHVVKGQIPSDLVTSSASGLDPHISPASAQLQVPRVARARGLTEAQVRALVDRHTEGRMLGVFGEPRVNVLWLNLALDSLGGTSSPH
- a CDS encoding outer membrane beta-barrel protein yields the protein MRPSIVLLFTVGFASFLARSASAQAAAAGDTTHPGAPAADTTPARAPFAFADFTWLQGNPRQTVSVLDSKYFTGEFRLDASYIGDFNRPADHTLVGTSESGRTGEVQVQQLGVGGDFHTEHAIGRLMTQFGMYSTMTPRNDASPARGQWDLADAYRYISEAYGGYHWNKWNGINFEAGIFMSYVGLFGYYNFDNWAYQPSYVSSNTPWFFNGMRVQIFPSDKLKIEPWLINGWQSYGMFNQVPGLGLQVLWRPNGSVSVLSNSYYGYDWLGIPGRARVHSDNSVQLKYLDRPGSFPDKGAFSLTVDAGCENGGGVSCTGTALGPKQAFLGFMFYNRFWFAKDIYAVTLGGGAMTNPGRYLVLMPPINGATAFSGTPYFTENPGDQFTAWDASVTLDYMPDQFVTFRMEFDHRHASVPYFAGPGGVTPPGGNQGAPGSSVSNWAPDLRNTENRINCAVLVKL
- a CDS encoding GNAT family N-acetyltransferase; translated protein: MASDKRLGDLQLRVRRIHRRDLNRVWEFLKRTFRDVNRETVEYQRPRLKRHFLDVYEDESVEQLLFELVAESGAEIVGYAECAFGVAGADNWINEAYFEKREMRPLFVDELAVHPSYQGRGIGGFILEQLDHLARVRGCTHLVLEVAENNETALHFYRSRNFYRLDAAVFLAKKVPGEAELLPPRRLRRGRAAARPRHDGR
- a CDS encoding sensor histidine kinase KdpD; this encodes MSDGRPDPEALLARLREEEREAGLGRLKIFFGASPGVGKTYAMLEAARARAKEGVDVVVGVVETHGRPETAALLEGLPTLPRRSVEYHGITLQEFDLDAALARHPGLLLVDELAHSNAPGSRHAKRWQDVEELLAAGIDVYSTLNVQHIESLNDVVAQITRVTVRETLPDAVFDQADEIELADLSADDLLARLRQGRVYVPEQAAAAIERFFRKGNLIALRELTLRRAAERVDAQMRGYMRDAGIHSTWPAGDRLLVCIGPNPDGARLVRAGKRMATGLKCEWRVVHVERPGERVSPGDRDALLGNLRLAESLGAVTASLSGQSAADAILEYARQHNVTKIVIGKPTHPRWRDKLYGSTLDQLVRGSGDVDVYAISGDVSARPRRRAGGGRRSPAGEYLRAGLIVAVATALAALVFRLLSVTDVAMVYLLGVVLVASRYGRGPSLSAALLSIALFDYFFVPPYHTFAVSDVRYVVTFAVMLVIALVMSALTLRIRAQAETARAREGDTATLYAMSRDLAATRGRGELVAAAERHLASALGAQVQVLLPNEAGRVEIPVGAGSAYPMDEKERSVAQWVFDHRQPAGIGTDTLPAARARYVPLEGSAGTIGVMGVRPDDPRRLQDPALVHLLEAFAAQAAGALERALLAEQAQREQVTAEAERLRTALLSSLSHDMRTPLGAITGAASSLLEDGGALSEAARRDLVQAILEESTRMNRLIGNLLDMIRVESGALEVQKEWQPLEEVVGVALIRLEQRLREHPVTVALPPDLPLLYMDGLLVEQVLVNLLENAAKYTPPGTPIEISAAASDAAVVVEVADHGPGLPAGEETRIFDKFYRVAGATSVAGVGLGLTICRGIVTAHGGRMWAENRPGGGAVFRFTIPLAGNPPASVPAEAEAS
- a CDS encoding response regulator yields the protein MSDVAPTVLVIEDEAQMRRFLKASLEAHDYRLVEAVTAREGLAQAAGRNPDVILLDLGLPDMDGIELTRRVREWSRVPVIVISARGREQDKIAALDAGADDYLTKPFGLGELLARLRVALRHVAEDGGAEPVFVVGDLKVDLGARLVFRREREVHLTPIEYKLLATLVRHAGKVLTHRLLLKEVWGPNAVEHTHYVRVYMTQLRHKLEDDPSRPKYLVTESGVGYRLKVE
- a CDS encoding MarR family transcriptional regulator, producing MGARPAGAQVRHARSVLNSLRRTVRAFRAAAQAAEAGLGISGAQHFVLERLADAPALSLNDLATRTLTHKSSVSVVVSRLVERGLVRRHRSAADGRSIVLTLTPAGRRALARAPESAQHRMVTALRRFPPGQLARFARLFERFTAELGVATLEPLMLFEEERAERSGGRLRRAGRDRNAARHSGRGRGTRRTKSTHERRS